From Mycoplasmopsis gallinacea, the proteins below share one genomic window:
- the hprK gene encoding HPr(Ser) kinase/phosphatase: protein MIKTKVNVKEVINFFELKLVNTTKELNYNDILVPTIKRAGLELAEKISNGRINMNVIVWGTSENYWFKNLGKTQAQASIHHVLQHQPPLLLLSKGVDEEVLEWIIEVADMYKVPVAHMNSSTSQISVDFSLFLNNFFSEEAQVHGCLVLVGGVGVMIVGDSGVGKSEAALELVQKGHILISDDSVIIKNVGNMFIGRSPKITRNMLEVRGIGIIDVKYTYGIRSVASSCQINLVVELVKKDRQNDLDRLGIEILKYPVLNRSIKKIMVPIKEGGSVASLIEAAVSTYLSRHDGLNVLEEMERRRMEGDN from the coding sequence ATGATTAAAACAAAAGTTAATGTAAAAGAAGTTATTAATTTCTTTGAACTCAAATTAGTCAACACTACTAAAGAACTTAATTATAATGACATTTTGGTTCCTACTATTAAACGGGCAGGTCTTGAGCTTGCTGAAAAAATCTCAAATGGTAGAATCAACATGAACGTTATTGTTTGAGGAACTAGTGAAAACTACTGATTTAAAAATTTAGGTAAAACACAAGCTCAAGCTTCAATTCATCACGTACTTCAACACCAACCACCACTTTTACTTTTATCAAAAGGAGTGGATGAAGAGGTGCTTGAATGAATTATTGAAGTAGCTGATATGTATAAAGTACCAGTAGCACATATGAATTCGTCAACATCTCAAATTTCGGTTGATTTTAGTTTATTTTTAAATAATTTCTTCTCAGAAGAAGCACAAGTGCATGGTTGCCTTGTTCTTGTTGGTGGGGTTGGAGTTATGATTGTTGGTGATAGTGGAGTTGGAAAAAGTGAAGCAGCTCTTGAGCTTGTCCAAAAAGGTCATATTTTAATCAGTGATGATTCAGTTATCATTAAAAACGTGGGAAATATGTTTATTGGTAGATCTCCAAAAATTACTCGTAATATGCTTGAAGTTAGAGGGATTGGAATTATTGATGTTAAATATACCTACGGAATTAGATCGGTTGCTTCATCATGTCAAATTAACTTAGTAGTTGAACTTGTTAAAAAAGATCGTCAAAATGATCTAGATCGTCTTGGCATTGAGATTTTAAAATATCCTGTGCTTAATCGTAGTATTAAAAAAATTATGGTTCCAATCAAAGAAGGTGGATCAGTTGCTTCATTAATTGAAGCGGCTGTAAGTACCTACTTATCAAGACATGATGGACTTAATGTGCTTGAAGAAATGGAACGTAGAAGAATGGAAGGAGATAATTAA
- a CDS encoding NAD(P)/FAD-dependent oxidoreductase, protein MKMSKLYDIAIIGGGPAGLNAALYASRANLNVVFIEKGAPGGKLSSTSKVDNWIGTETIEGWQLALNFFEHSKKYGAEYKYGNVVELKNLSKFHKQVILQNGEVVEAKTVIIASGMQNRVPSFINNFNNYLSKGVSFCAICDGPLFGHNPTLVLGGGNSAVEESIYLSKIASEVHIVTKEPEFTAEKRLVNDLLKLPNVKVYYESTVKELQGAEQLEKAIIVDKDGNEHTIDIASFFSYIGMIPNADFIKDLGITNEKGFIITDEEMQTKIEGIFAAGDIRVKEIRQIVTAANDGAIAAKKISDLINSMDN, encoded by the coding sequence ATAAAAATGAGTAAATTATATGATATAGCAATAATTGGTGGTGGACCTGCAGGGTTAAATGCCGCTTTATATGCATCAAGAGCTAATTTGAATGTAGTTTTTATTGAAAAAGGAGCTCCTGGTGGGAAACTTTCTTCAACAAGCAAAGTAGATAACTGAATTGGAACTGAAACAATCGAAGGTTGACAACTTGCTTTAAACTTTTTTGAACATTCTAAAAAATATGGTGCAGAATACAAATATGGAAATGTAGTAGAACTTAAAAACCTTAGCAAATTTCACAAACAAGTAATTTTACAAAACGGTGAAGTTGTAGAAGCAAAAACAGTCATTATTGCTTCAGGAATGCAAAATAGAGTGCCAAGCTTTATTAACAACTTTAATAATTACTTATCAAAGGGTGTGAGTTTTTGCGCTATTTGTGATGGACCACTTTTTGGACACAATCCAACTCTTGTTTTAGGAGGTGGAAATTCAGCAGTTGAAGAATCTATCTACCTTTCTAAAATAGCATCAGAAGTACATATTGTAACTAAAGAACCTGAATTTACAGCTGAAAAAAGACTTGTAAATGATTTATTAAAATTACCAAATGTTAAAGTATATTATGAATCAACAGTAAAAGAATTACAAGGTGCAGAGCAATTAGAAAAAGCGATTATTGTTGATAAAGATGGTAATGAGCACACTATTGACATTGCTTCATTCTTTAGTTACATTGGAATGATCCCTAATGCTGATTTTATTAAAGACCTTGGCATTACAAACGAAAAAGGATTTATAATTACTGATGAAGAGATGCAAACTAAAATAGAAGGTATTTTTGCAGCTGGCGATATAAGAGTCAAAGAAATTCGTCAAATTGTAACAGCTGCAAATGATGGTGCCATTGCGGCAAAGAAAATTTCAGATTTAATCAATTCAATGGATAATTAA
- the uvrA gene encoding excinuclease ABC subunit UvrA has protein sequence MKKEDLLIIKGARENNLKNVSLTLPKNKLIVFTGLSGSGKSSLAFNTIYEEGRRRYVDSLSSYARMFLGGTKKPDVDSIEGLSPAISIEQKTVHNNPRSTVGTVTEIYDYLRLLFARIGKAYCPNHNIEITSQTSKDILNSIYKAKEGSKLIIYSPIVEGEKGTHQKLLDKIKSEGYLRVKIDGEIMLLDEPIRLEKNIKHTIDLVIDRVVLNEENYNRIAEAIDIASDKANGLVKVENLDEQKTEIYSKTHACIYKDFTIPKIETRLFSFNAPFGMCENCKGLGVEFKADFDAVVQDKWRTIEQGAIKYFENTVNTQNLEWQEFQALLNHYNISIHTPIDEMTKNELEIIKYGSKDDIEYEMTSSSGNVIRRYKPIEGILTKIERMYYETSSERIRDWIKKYMGSFTCHICKGARLNQNALAVKIDHKNIHEFTKLSVNDLLINFETIFNNFSEQEKQISSLITKELTDRLTFLKNVGLDYLTLERNAETLSGGEAQRIRLATQIGSNLTGVLYVLDEPSIGLHQKDNLKLIHTLRKMVDLGNTLIVVEHDEDTMYEADWIVDIGPKAGVDGGQVVASGSLEEIVKNENSITGKYLSHEWTIPVPQTRRSGNGKVITIKNAKENNLKGIDAKIPLGKFVGVTGVSGSGKSTLVNEILVKGIQQMLGLADGLNSKRAAFDSIQGLEAIDKVVPVSQSPIGRTPRSNPATYTGVFDDIRDIFSAVEESRVRGYTKSRFSFNVPGGRCEKCSGDGFIKIEMHFLPDVFVACDQCDGARYNRETLEIKYHGKNISDVLEMTVDEALEFFQNRVKIIEKLQILADVGLGYIKLGQMSTTLSGGEAQRIKLATFLQKKPTGKIIYVLDEPTTGLHTHDVKKLLKILNRIVDNGDTVLVIEHNLDVIKSCDYLIDLGPDGGVNGGLIVASGTPEQVSNIEGSYTGMFLKKIMA, from the coding sequence ATGAAAAAAGAAGATTTACTTATTATTAAAGGGGCAAGAGAAAATAATCTTAAAAATGTATCTTTAACTTTGCCTAAAAACAAGTTAATTGTCTTTACTGGATTAAGCGGAAGTGGTAAAAGCTCCCTAGCTTTTAACACCATTTATGAAGAAGGAAGAAGAAGATATGTTGATTCTCTTTCGAGTTATGCACGTATGTTTTTAGGTGGGACTAAAAAACCTGATGTTGATTCAATTGAAGGACTTTCACCAGCTATTTCAATTGAGCAAAAAACAGTGCATAATAACCCGCGTTCAACAGTTGGTACTGTAACTGAAATTTATGATTATTTACGTTTGCTTTTTGCACGGATTGGGAAAGCTTATTGTCCAAATCACAACATCGAAATTACTTCACAAACTTCAAAAGATATTTTAAATAGCATTTACAAAGCTAAAGAAGGTTCAAAGTTAATTATTTATTCACCAATTGTTGAAGGTGAAAAAGGAACTCACCAAAAACTCTTAGATAAAATCAAAAGCGAAGGTTACTTGAGAGTCAAAATTGATGGCGAGATTATGCTTTTAGATGAACCAATTCGCCTTGAAAAAAATATTAAGCACACAATTGATTTAGTTATTGACCGTGTTGTTTTAAATGAAGAAAATTACAACCGGATTGCTGAAGCTATTGATATTGCTTCTGATAAAGCAAATGGGCTTGTAAAAGTAGAAAATTTAGATGAGCAAAAAACTGAAATTTATTCAAAAACTCATGCATGTATTTATAAAGATTTCACAATTCCAAAAATTGAAACTAGACTTTTTAGCTTCAATGCTCCATTTGGAATGTGTGAAAACTGTAAGGGTCTTGGTGTAGAATTTAAAGCCGATTTTGATGCAGTTGTCCAAGATAAATGAAGAACAATTGAACAAGGTGCTATTAAGTATTTTGAAAATACAGTTAATACTCAAAACCTTGAATGACAAGAATTCCAAGCTCTTTTAAATCACTACAATATTTCAATTCATACTCCAATTGATGAAATGACTAAAAATGAGCTTGAAATCATTAAATACGGTTCTAAAGATGATATCGAATACGAAATGACTAGTTCAAGCGGAAATGTTATTCGTCGTTACAAACCAATTGAGGGGATTTTAACCAAAATTGAACGTATGTATTATGAAACTTCTTCTGAAAGAATTAGGGACTGAATCAAAAAATATATGGGTTCATTCACTTGTCATATTTGCAAGGGTGCAAGACTTAATCAAAATGCACTTGCAGTAAAAATTGATCACAAAAATATTCATGAATTCACTAAATTATCTGTTAATGATCTTCTTATTAATTTTGAAACAATTTTCAATAACTTTAGCGAGCAAGAAAAACAAATTTCATCTTTAATTACTAAAGAATTAACTGATCGGCTAACATTTTTAAAAAATGTAGGTCTTGATTATTTAACTTTAGAAAGAAACGCTGAAACTCTTAGTGGTGGAGAAGCACAAAGAATTAGACTTGCAACTCAAATTGGTTCAAATTTAACTGGTGTTTTATATGTGCTTGACGAACCTTCAATTGGTCTTCATCAAAAAGATAACTTAAAACTAATTCATACCCTTAGAAAAATGGTTGATTTAGGAAATACTTTAATTGTTGTTGAACATGATGAAGATACAATGTATGAAGCTGATTGAATCGTTGATATTGGTCCTAAAGCTGGAGTTGATGGTGGACAAGTAGTTGCTAGCGGAAGCTTAGAAGAAATTGTAAAAAACGAAAACTCAATTACTGGAAAATACTTATCTCATGAATGAACTATCCCGGTTCCACAAACTCGTAGAAGTGGAAATGGCAAAGTAATTACAATTAAAAATGCTAAAGAAAACAACCTTAAAGGAATTGACGCAAAAATCCCGCTTGGTAAATTTGTCGGGGTAACTGGAGTTTCAGGAAGTGGTAAAAGTACACTTGTCAATGAAATTTTAGTTAAAGGAATTCAACAAATGCTTGGACTCGCTGATGGGCTTAATAGTAAAAGAGCTGCTTTTGATTCGATTCAAGGGCTTGAAGCAATTGATAAGGTTGTTCCGGTAAGCCAATCTCCAATTGGAAGAACCCCAAGAAGTAATCCAGCTACTTATACAGGTGTATTTGATGATATTAGAGATATTTTCTCGGCAGTTGAAGAATCTAGAGTGCGTGGATATACCAAAAGTAGATTTAGCTTTAATGTCCCTGGTGGTAGATGTGAAAAATGTAGTGGTGATGGGTTTATAAAAATCGAAATGCACTTCCTGCCAGATGTTTTTGTAGCTTGCGACCAATGTGATGGAGCAAGATATAATCGTGAAACACTTGAAATTAAGTATCATGGTAAAAATATTTCAGATGTTTTAGAAATGACAGTTGATGAAGCTTTAGAGTTTTTCCAAAACAGAGTAAAAATTATTGAAAAATTACAAATCCTTGCAGATGTAGGACTTGGATATATTAAATTAGGTCAAATGTCTACAACACTTAGTGGTGGAGAAGCACAAAGAATTAAGCTTGCCACTTTCTTACAGAAAAAACCTACTGGTAAAATAATTTATGTGCTTGATGAGCCAACCACTGGACTTCATACTCACGATGTTAAGAAACTTTTAAAAATTCTTAACCGGATTGTTGATAATGGAGATACTGTTTTAGTAATTGAGCATAATTTAGATGTGATTAAATCTTGTGATTATTTAATTGATCTAGGACCTGATGGTGGTGTTAATGGTGGGTTAATTGTAGCTAGCGGAACACCAGAGCAAGTATCTAATATTGAAGGTAGTTACACAGGTATGTTTCTTAAAAAAATTATGGCTTAA
- the plsY gene encoding glycerol-3-phosphate 1-O-acyltransferase PlsY — protein MIIFYVVLINLSFLLFGYLFGSANTSVILSKYWKKNDVRDHFSQNGGATNSLRVFGKKFALIVLLIDVAKTFSSVYLCFLISALIPWKNTYTFLPLLAGLGCILGHIWPVFFKFKGGKGVACTIGFIIAIDILLLPIGALIFLGIYFKTKYVSLASIVSGIFMILYVGAFAYLLTDFGTQFTNWYSPWYSSLLIYLVVAFLIVFMHRTNIQRLINGKESKTSI, from the coding sequence TTTTTGGATACCTATTTGGCTCTGCAAATACATCAGTTATTTTGTCAAAATACTGAAAGAAAAACGATGTTAGAGACCATTTTTCGCAAAATGGTGGAGCAACTAATTCACTTAGGGTTTTTGGGAAAAAATTTGCTCTAATCGTGCTTTTAATTGATGTTGCTAAGACCTTTTCATCAGTTTATTTATGCTTTTTAATTTCAGCATTAATTCCTTGAAAAAATACTTACACTTTTCTTCCGCTTCTTGCAGGTTTAGGTTGCATTTTAGGTCACATTTGACCAGTATTTTTCAAATTCAAAGGGGGCAAGGGGGTAGCTTGCACCATTGGTTTTATTATCGCAATTGATATTTTACTGCTTCCAATTGGAGCACTTATTTTCTTAGGAATTTACTTTAAAACTAAGTATGTTTCACTTGCAAGTATTGTAAGCGGGATTTTTATGATTTTATATGTAGGAGCTTTTGCTTATCTTTTAACTGATTTTGGAACTCAATTTACAAATTGATATTCACCTTGATATAGCTCATTACTTATTTACTTAGTAGTTGCGTTTTTAATTGTGTTTATGCATAGAACCAACATACAAAGATTAATTAACGGAAAGGAAAGCAAAACAAGTATCTAA
- the lgt gene encoding prolipoprotein diacylglyceryl transferase: protein MNTQAVPSWVPEVAFNAGQAKPLFTIGSFSFQLYSLMIMLGILCSILSIVFFWNREKYKNEILMTFIIITIPTSIIGARLGYVVEELIYSDNPFAGSAWWKIWEGGLSIQGGVLVAAFFDIMYAYSQRNEIDFRKVISFIIPTILIGQFVGRWGNYANHEVYGKIDWSGNSVLVFGQSFASNMYISDSYTTSLGLEGAYRYPLFLYEGLGNLVAYLIIVWVFNLFGIFRPGTTSGMYFTWYGLLRLAMEPLRQESYSLYSNVAIGFIILGLLIIVYFEFFSRVNYIKTWTKYYFHYEYQNPAKYEKWVNKTQISNVFSSVFAKFKRN from the coding sequence ATGAACACACAAGCAGTACCTTCGTGAGTGCCAGAAGTTGCTTTTAATGCTGGTCAAGCGAAACCACTTTTTACTATTGGTTCATTCTCATTTCAACTATATTCATTAATGATTATGCTTGGGATTTTATGTTCAATTTTATCGATTGTTTTCTTTTGAAATCGTGAAAAGTATAAAAATGAAATCTTGATGACTTTTATAATCATTACTATCCCTACCTCAATTATTGGTGCTCGTTTGGGATATGTTGTCGAGGAATTAATTTATAGCGATAATCCTTTCGCTGGCTCAGCTTGATGAAAAATTTGAGAAGGTGGACTTAGTATCCAAGGAGGAGTTTTAGTAGCTGCTTTCTTTGATATTATGTATGCTTATTCTCAAAGAAATGAAATTGATTTTAGAAAAGTTATTTCGTTTATTATCCCAACAATTTTAATTGGACAATTTGTAGGTCGTTGAGGAAACTATGCTAACCACGAGGTTTATGGAAAAATTGATTGAAGCGGAAATAGTGTTTTAGTCTTTGGTCAATCATTTGCCTCAAATATGTATATTTCCGATTCATATACAACTTCATTAGGACTTGAAGGGGCTTATAGATACCCTCTTTTCTTATATGAAGGACTTGGAAACTTAGTTGCTTACTTAATAATAGTGTGAGTGTTTAATTTATTTGGAATTTTTAGACCTGGAACTACTTCAGGGATGTACTTTACATGATATGGTCTTTTACGTTTAGCAATGGAACCGCTTCGTCAAGAATCATATTCACTTTATTCAAATGTGGCAATTGGATTTATTATCTTAGGTCTTTTAATTATTGTTTACTTTGAGTTCTTCTCAAGAGTAAATTACATTAAAACTTGAACAAAATACTACTTCCACTATGAATATCAAAATCCAGCTAAATATGAAAAATGAGTCAATAAAACTCAAATCAGCAATGTATTTAGTTCAGTTTTTGCAAAATTCAAAAGAAATTAA